The Helianthus annuus cultivar XRQ/B chromosome 15, HanXRQr2.0-SUNRISE, whole genome shotgun sequence genomic sequence ctcataaacttccccggggtatcgtacgggatgttatagttaaagttgatgaattttattatcccgttgatttccttgtgctagattactcatccgcggacccaattcaacaacaaaatgttattttgggtcggccatttttgaacaccgcacatgctattattgattgtcgCTATGGCACAGTTgacatgacattcggtaatagaaaaatgaggttgaatgtttttactaacggtaCTAATGCGTATGGTGATGAGTGTTTCTTAGCAGATTTTATAGATGGTTATGACCCGAAGGTGTTCGAAGAAGAAATTTTGGGTTCttgtgtttgtgatatgtctttGCAGGTTCACACATGCGAGTTAGAGGTTGAAGAGAAAGAACAAGAGGCTCTTGCGATGAAGGAAGGAAGTCCACCATGGACTTACCAAACGGATACATTACCGGTGAAAATCAATTCGGGCACCAAGCCTTCTTTGGAAAGTCCACCAAGTGTAGAGTTGAAGGAGCTACCAAAGCACCTAAAGTATGCATTTTTGGGGGAGAATGATACCTTACCGGTAATCATTGCTTCCAACTTGGAGGTAGCTCAAGAGGAAGAATTGATGCGGGTGTTGAAGGCTCATAAGGCGGCGATTGGGTGGACGATAGCCGATTTAAAGggtattagtccatccattgtgatgCACAAGATTATTACAAGTGAGGATGCAAAGCCGacccgtgaaacacaaagaagATTGAATCCAAATTTGAGAGAAgtggtgaagaaagaagttatcaagtggttggatgcggggatcattTATCCCATTTCGGATAGTGCATGGGTAAGTCCAACGcaggtagtgcctaaaaaatccggcatccaagtagtgaaagatgaacaaggtgagcaaatcgccactcgcccggtaaccgggtggcgagtgtgtattgattatcgaaAATTAAACGCGGCTACCTCaaaagaccatttcccgttacccttcattgaccaaataattgagaaactttccggtcaaaaatattattgttttttggatgggtattcgggatataaccaaattgctattcacccggacgaccaacacaaaaccacgtttacatgtccatatggtacatttgcttttcggcgaatgccatttggactatgtaatgcccccgccacgtttcaaagatgtatgatgagtatattttcggacatggttggggaatctcttgaagtgtttatggatgatttttccatttttggtccaagttttgactcgtgtcttaatgaattagaaaaagttttaaaaaggtgtgttgagacaaacttggtactaagttgggaaaagagccattttatggttcaagagggtattgttTTGGGGCATGTCATTTCGGACCGGGGAATGGAGGTAGATAAAGCAAAaattcgggtaatttcatctttacccccaccaaagaatgttaagGGGGTGAGATCTTTTTTGGGACACGCGGGAttttatcgaaggtttattaaaggttttagtgtaattacaaaacctttatgtaacttgttattaaaagatgttccttttgattttactgacgaatgtttgcaagcgtttcatgttttgaaggaacagttggtgaaggctcctattttgcaaccaccggattggtcaaagccgttcgagattatgtgtgatgctaGTGACACGACTATTGGAGCGGTTTTGGGGCAAAGGGTAGATAAAAAACCGGTGGTGatatactatgcaagcaaaacatTGTCCGAGGCGCAACTCAACTACAACACAACCGAaaaagaattattagcggtggtgtatgccttggacaagtttaggtcttacatttgggggagcaaggtgatagTGTATTCGGATCATAGCGCGGTCCGATATTTaatggaaaagaaggatgcgaagccccggttgattcgttgggtgctttTGCTACAAGAATTCGACCTTGAGATTCGGGACAAAAAGggatgtgaaaatgttgttgcggatcatttgtcccgaatcccgttggaaggtgttgatgacccaagtgaaatcaatgaacggttcccGATGAGCACTTGTTGGCCGTCTCTACTTAtgttgcaccttggtatgcccaTTACGTTAATTATTTGGCTAAGGGTGCAATTCCAAGTCATTGGACTAGGAGGAGGCGACAACAATTtcttagtcaagtgaagcaatacatatgggacgaacccgacttgttcaaaatcggggccgatcaagtgatacgaagatgtgttcccgaaacgGAAGTTCTAGAGATTTTGATTCATGCTCATTCATCGGCGTGTGGTgggcattttagtgggaacaagacgggttatcgggtattagctagtgggttttattggcccacgattttcaaggattcttgtgagtatgcccggaattgcatcaattgtcaaagaatgggcaatatttcgaaacgtgatgaaatgccgttacacccgattttggtagtagaagtatttgatgtttggggaattgacttcatgggtcctttcccaaactcaaatgggtttttatacattttggtggcggttgattacgtgtcgaagtggattgaagctattgccacGAGGACTAATGATCACTccgttgtatgtaagtttgtgcaatctaatatttttgctcgttttggtgtgcctagggtgataataagtgatggcgggtcgcatttcaagaatttcaattttgGAAAGTTGCTCAAGAGATACAATGTGAACCACCGCGTTGCTACAccataccacccgcaaacgagtggtcaagtCGAAGTTTCCAACCGGCAAATTAAAGAGATTTTAATgaagacggtgagaacggatcggaaggattggtcaagcaagcttgacgatgcgttgtgggcctaccgaacggcttacaaaactccacttgataccactccttatcggatggtttatgggaaaggatgtcatttgcctatggagttggcacaccgggcgtattgggcaattaaaacggtAAACGCAAACTACGATGAAGCGGGTCGGGCGAGAAAACTTCAATTGAATGAAATAGAGGAAATAAGAGATCAAGCCTATGAGTGTGCATCCGCGTACAAAGACAAACTTAAAAAAGTTCATGATGCGAAGATCAAGAAaaagaactttgaagtgggtcaGAAGGTGTGGCTGTATAATTCAAGGTTGAAATTGTTTGCGGGGAAACTAAAAAGCaagtggatgggtccttacgTTGTCCGAAGAGTGGGAAGGTTCGGAGATGTTGATATTCAAGACGAACGAACAAACAAGCAACAAACGGTTAACGGGCATCGCCTCAAACCGTACTTGGAAGGGAATGATATCAACAATCTTGAGCTAGATAAAGTGGGCTACATTTTACGCCCAGTGGATGACGAGGAAATGtgaaagaggcccaggtttggtatttgtaaatatttagtgTAGTTTATTGCGTTTAGAATAAGTCTCGTTTAAACCcggtgtttgaaacaagtgtggggaagttcTTATGAATTTCCCGaacatagtgttgaggacaacacgggtttttaacggggggtagggtaatattttaagtttttcttaaaaattataaaaagcacataaaaaaaatttttttttttttaaaacaagttTTTCCGGTCCCCCCTATGCCCAGtacccgccgtaagctacggtgggggggggggcgtagcttacggcggcaACTCAATAAACAAAGTCTTACGGCAGATGGCCCCTGTCTTACGATGCACTATTTTTGCCCAGAGatggccgtaagctacggcatgGAGCCGTAGCGTACGGCGCCGAGCAAACATTGGGGCCCCTCTTGTCGCCGTTcatgattaaaaaaaataaataaataaataaataaataaataaataataaaatccgaaatttaataataataataataaaacaatcaAATAAACCCCCAACCACACATCTCTTTCAATCCCCAACCACTCATTcccttctcttcttcttcttctctatCAAGAACCCTAAAACTCCATTAATCCCCAACCTTCACATAACCATAACTCTCTCTAAACTTATCCGATTCAAGTGATTTTTGAGTCTATTTTGGGTGAAATTTCGCAAGGAACTCAGATTTAGTCCTGAATCTTGAAGATTCCTTTGTTTTGGGTCGGATTTGGGtctttttgggggtttttgtgtGAACTTCAAGGCTTTAGTGattctcatcttctacaacacCAAGGTATGCAATTTCTGTTCATTCTTTGAATTACATTGAGGTTTGTAAGTTTCCATTATGTTTTTACTTACACACTTGCTTGTAGGAGATAGATGATAGAACTTTGTAAACCATTGATTGTTATTAGTATAAATGTGTTGATGTTTTATGAAACTTTGTtggaaaaattctgattttaggggacatcatgccaaaattttgtttgaaaaaataaaaattttgggtttttgcacatttatacctataacatgaagcaagtgtggggaagatgggATAAAAATAACTAACTTGAATTGTTTGCTTTGTTTTTGAATGTGTGTAGGTATGGCTTCTAGGAAAGGAAAGGGAGTTGCAAGTTCTTCCCAAGGGGATGCGGTACAACAAAAAAGGAGGAGATTGGCTCGGATTGGTGACCCGGACTCGGAGGAGGATGCACCGCCAAGGGGGCCAAAGCCGGATTGGATAGTCGGCTCATTGTTAGACCAACCCGCGGAATGGAGAGCGGATTTATTTCACGAACAAATGAACAAGCTTAAACAAAGGGGAGAAGcttttatttgtgaaaaagaaatccGGGAGGCTGATTTTGCCCCTTTCAGGATTATAGCAAAGTTTAACGCGTTGGGTTGGGGGGCGGTCACAAAGTGTTATGATGGCGAGAAGAAGAAAATGTATGACACGCAGATTCAAGAGTGGGTGGCATCACTTGAATGTCCCCCATTCAAAGCTCCAAATAAGATGCGGTTGGTTGGAAAGTGTAATGGTGTGAAGGTAGAGATGTCATATGACTCTTTGCGCCGGGTAGCAAAGTTTGATGATGGGCCGGCCAATGAGTACATCTACCCAAGTCTTAAGGATCTTTACCACGAGCCCGCTAAACATCCACAATGGCAAAACATGCTTGATTACCTCTTCCTTCCGGGCACAACACATGGGAAATTATATAGAAGAAATTTAAGAATGGAAGCGAAGTTGTTATTGACGTTGTGCATGTACAATGTCATGCCAAGGCGAGGTGACAAGATGGAGGTACGGTTTCAAGAAGTGCCAATCTTGTATATGATGATGCGTGGGTCACCTAAGATTCCTTTCCGATTTTTGGTTCTAAACAACATTTGGTTGAGCAAGAATAGTAGGGAAAAGAAGATTATACCTCATTGCCGGTTGATTACGGCATTGCTCAAGAAGTACGGGGCAATCAAAGGAGATGAAAAAGGGTCCTACAAGAGGTTTAGACCATTCGACCTTAATAATCTTGGGTCGGATTGGACCTACACAGAATCGGAAAGGTTTCATAAATTGAAGACGGGTGGTAGAAGGTGGAGAGCCTTAAAAGTGGATGCGAGACCGTTGAGACCGGGAGAGGAAGAGGAACCCGAATCAATGGATGATGAAGTGAGTGGGGATGATGATTATCGTGAAGACACTTTCACGGTAGATGTTCAAGGAGGAGGTTTCGGTCAAGCGGGGGTTCAAGGAGCCGGCGTACAATCTGGTTATGTGGGTAGTGCATTTGACTATGCACAACAGGCTTATGACCCGTATTGGGCCCATTCGGGGGATATGGGTCAAATCATTCAACAAAGGCGACCACCCACATTCGGTAATTGGAGTGAACAAAATCAAGTGCTATTTGATCAACAAACATTTACGGGTGCTAGTTTGGAGAGGGCTATTAAAAGAAGTTACGATAGAAATGAGCAATGGAACCGTGCTCATAGATATGCCCGTGAAGAAGACACGAACAACCGTTACTTGGATGATCGTCAAAGACGCATGCATGACCAATGGCATGCGGAGCAGCCAGTTGTAGGAGATCCACCCATTGTGGACTACACCACATTGCCACCATATGATGGTAGTGTGTCATACCCCACCCCGCCATTGCACC encodes the following:
- the LOC110911867 gene encoding uncharacterized protein LOC110911867: MASRKGKGVASSSQGDAVQQKRRRLARIGDPDSEEDAPPRGPKPDWIVGSLLDQPAEWRADLFHEQMNKLKQRGEAFICEKEIREADFAPFRIIAKFNALGWGAVTKCYDGEKKKMYDTQIQEWVASLECPPFKAPNKMRLVGKCNGVKVEMSYDSLRRVAKFDDGPANEYIYPSLKDLYHEPAKHPQWQNMLDYLFLPGTTHGKLYRRNLRMEAKLLLTLCMYNVMPRRGDKMEVRFQEVPILYMMMRGSPKIPFRFLVLNNIWLSKNSREKKIIPHCRLITALLKKYGAIKGDEKGSYKRFRPFDLNNLGSDWTYTESERFHKLKTGGRRWRALKVDARPLRPGEEEEPESMDDEVSGDDDYREDTFTVDVQGGGFGQAGVQGAGVQSGYVGSAFDYAQQAYDPYWAHSGDMGQIIQQRRPPTFGNWSEQNQVLFDQQTFTGASLERAIKRSYDRNEQWNRAHRYAREEDTNNRYLDDRQRRMHDQWHAEQPVVGDPPIVDYTTLPPYDGSVSYPTPPLHHSQWVDPHAMSYQQANPSSDQGSSSSGGAFGFGEWTDMMTSIFGPPQPKYY